The sequence below is a genomic window from Sander lucioperca isolate FBNREF2018 chromosome 6, SLUC_FBN_1.2, whole genome shotgun sequence.
aacACACTGTGCATTGCCCCTTCCTGCGGTGTGAGTTTAAAACTAACAATCTTAAAACATTCAGTTCACACAGAAGCAGAAAGCACAAGAATGCAAAGGACATTAGAACTTGTCTAAGAGTGCATTCTGAAAATGAAACCTGTGCCATTGACACTCATATCGTTGACCAGCCAATAGATGACTTTGTTGAGGTAGAGGCATCAGAAAGTGGTTCAAGTAACAACGGTGGGGAAGAATATGTAGAAGCTGAGACTCTTGAACATAAAATTGCATCTCTTTTTCTGTGTATGCAATCAGTATTGCATGTCTccaaaagtgctttacagaaaaTCGTTGAAGAATTTAATGATATTCTGCACTTTTCTAAAGTTCATTCCCTTCAAAAAATCAAAGAAGTGTTTACTAAACATAGTATTGAAATAGATGATTGTGTTGTGAAAGAAATTAATGATTCTATATTCCAAACCAATCCACTTATTTTGACTACTGAGGCAAAAGGTGCGCTGTCCACTAATCACAGGAGAAATCTCTATTTTAAACAGCACTTTCCTGTAATTGAACCAACTGAATATACGTATAGCACAAcgcataaaaatacatttgtgtATGTTTCAATCATTCAGGTTCTAGAGAATTTACTGGGACGGTCAGATTTTTTAGACAAGTTAGTGTTTATTAAAGTAGATAAACCTGGTCAGTACAGGTCCTTTCAAGACGGTGTGTActtcaaagaaaacaaactttttGGTGTGCAAGAGACAAGTATTTCTATAGGACTGTACATTGATGATTTCGAAGTATGTAACCCATTGGGGACATCCAGAAAAATTCATAAGATTACTGCGGTCTATTGGGTTGTGCTCAATTTACCAACAAAGTTTCGCTCTTCCCTGCCATTAATTCAGCTGGCTGCTCTTGGAAAGAGTGTTGATATTAAACTGTTTGGGTATGATGCATTTCTTTATCCACTGATCAAGGATATACAGTCTCTGGAAAGGGATGGTGTGTTTGTTGAGGTTCTAGATACGTTTGTAAAGGGAACAgttttttgtgtctgtgcagACAACCTTGGGGCCCACAGCCTTGCAGGCTTTCATGAATCTTTCAATGTTGAAAAATTTTGCAGGTTTTGTTGTCTTA
It includes:
- the LOC116065413 gene encoding uncharacterized protein LOC116065413, translating into MKCGFCGFLSSSQEALLRHHRLRHRRGSHWPCIYSDCVCTFKTPGALKSHLTRSHCRTVRRQVTSSFFCELCEFKETCTERTFFTHLGHHLKNQHTVHCPFLRCEFKTNNLKTFSSHRSRKHKNAKDIRTCLRVHSENETCAIDTHIVDQPIDDFVEVEASESGSSNNGGEEYVEAETLEHKIASLFLCMQSVLHVSKSALQKIVEEFNDILHFSKVHSLQKIKEVFTKHSIEIDDCVVKEINDSIFQTNPLILTTEAKGALSTNHRRNLYFKQHFPVIEPTEYTYSTTHKNTFVYVSIIQVLENLLGRSDFLDKLVFIKVDKPGQYRSFQDGVYFKENKLFGVQETSISIGLYIDDFEVCNPLGTSRKIHKITAVYWVVLNLPTKFRSSLPLIQLAALGKSVDIKLFGYDAFLYPLIKDIQSLERDGVFVEVLDTFVKGTVFCVCADNLGAHSLAGFHESFNVEKFCRFCCLSRDQIATVEARDFQLRTVQQHNIFVEELESSDKQSVNGVKRACVLSKHLSYFHPITGFPPDILPDFFEGVIPVELYVHFYGTQYVKGMIVSAGQCSGLPHFYKILNIVVNFEKVSFVSRKLSSWFIEHYRSYQVTDSGTDIEILDPEALNDYHPLAAYPVAGKLMVTPRTCLLH